A region of the Helicobacteraceae bacterium genome:
GAGAGATATATTTGCGATATTTTAGCGTCGAGATCGCCTATTATTAAACCGCTATTATCCCAAACCTCCTGCGTATCAAAGGGAGAGATCAGATCGCATATATTTAGCAGTTCCTTAACGATCATCGGCTATCTTTTATTGGAACATATCCGCCGTCCTCGATCAACGCCTGACCTTGATCGCTTAAAAACCAATCGATCAGTTTTTGCGCGTTTTGACTTATATCGTTCTTTTTGCCGACGATATAAAACTCTTCGATTAGCGGATACGATCCGTTTTGTATATTCTCGATCGTAGGCTCCACGCCGTTAATCGCTAATAGGCGCACGCCTTCGGC
Encoded here:
- a CDS encoding phosphate ABC transporter substrate-binding protein, PhoT family; translation: AEGVRLLAINGVEPTIENIQNGSYPLIEEFYIVGKKNDISQNAQKLIDWFLSDQGQALIEDGGYVPIKDSR